One Haladaptatus paucihalophilus DX253 genomic window, CGAGAACCTGCGCGGCAGAGAGAGCGGGACTCCCTCTAGTATGTATAAGGAGTATTGATTCTGTCCGGCGAAGATTTTATACCGTGGATTGAGAGACACTACCACATGAAACTGGATGGCTTCGCACTGGCTGCAACAACAAACGACCTCACACGAGAACCGGAGGCTCGTGAAGCAGCGGATGTCCTCGAATTCCGGATGGACAGCGCACAAGACCCAATTGGGCAACTTCGTGAGTACGACGGGGCGCTCCCGATAATCGCCACGAACCGCACGAAATGGTTCGGCGGTGAGGCGAACGACACTGGCCGACTAGACCGCCTTGCCGCGGCGTCCCGCTTCGACGCGGTCGAACTCGTAGATATCGAGTTGGAGACTGCCCGTGCGATGGGGTGGATTCTCAATGAATTCCGACAGAACAATGTGAAGCTCATCATCTCGCATCACGATTTCAAAGAGACACCGGATCAAGATGTGCTCGACGCTATATTTGAGCAGTGTGCCCAATACGGGGACGTCGCGAAAGTCGCGACGTATCCGCAGAACAACGATGACGTACTCCGTCTTCTGAAGGCCATCGGTACAGCAACGAACGACGGGATGAACGTAGCAGGGATCTCGATGGGCGGTATCGGGAGTCACAGCCGCGCCGTCGCACCGCTCTATGGCTCGAAACTTGGATATGCACCCCTCGCTTCGGACACCAACGAGTACGCTCCGGGACAGATCCCACTGAAGAAACTGTCCGTGCTCGTTGAAATCCTCCAGACGGCGAGTGAGGATGTCGACGAACTCGAGTCGTTGACCGAGAAACTCGTTGATCGGGAGACGTTCGCGTAGGTCCATTCTGGATTCGCTTCTTTGACAAATTCCCGCAACACTGGCCCGAACAGTTACACGCAAACCGCCGGGATTCATATAACTGCATCTGGTGAATGATTCACAATGACAGAGAGTACCAATCTCTATCGGAGGATGAATTACACATGAACGAACCACAAAGCGAGGCGAACGCCTACACGATTCGCCTCGAACTGGTCGACGAACCCGGAGAGTTGCTTCGAGCACTCCACCCAATCGGTGCGAACGGTGGGAACCTATTGTCGATATACCACGAGCGTGGGCATATCACACCTCGGGGCCATATTCCCGTCGAAATCGACCTCGAAGCGACGCCGAAACAGTACGAGACGATCGTTGACACGCTCCGTGAAGAGGGGATCAACGTCATTCAAGCGGGAACGGAGCGATACAGTGAGTCCCTAACCGTACTACTCTCAGGTGACCTCGTCGACACCGGACTCTCAGATACATTGACACGGATTCGCGAGACCACGAACGTAACGATTGCCGATTTCGAGTTGTCCGCACCGCAAGGGTCCGAGGATATCTCGAGTGGGCGACTCCGTCTCGGTATTGAAGAGGGCAAGACGGAGCACACCCTCTCAAAGGTTCGGGAGATTGCCTCGGAGAAGGACATCCGCGTTATCGAACCGCTTTCGGGTGGATTTGCATGAAACTCGCGATCATCGGAGCAGGCACCGTGGGTACATCGGTCGCGGAAATGGCCGTTACCTACGGTCACACCGTGACCGCGTTGACTGACTCGACGAGCGCGTCGATCGACTCGGACGGGCTCGACGTCGAAGCTACCCTTTCACAAAAGCGAGACACAAACGAGATCGGAACAGATTCCGTCGAAGACGCGCTGGCGAGCGAGTACGATGTCCTCGTTGAAGCGACTCCCACGACGCTCGATACCGCACAACCGGCCTACGACCACATTCGGGCGGCATTTGAACGAGACCGAGACGTCGTGCTTGCGAACAAAGGACCCGTCGCACAACGATACGCAGATGTTCGGGCGCTTGAACGGGAGAGCGAGGGAGAACTCCGTTTCGAGGCGACAGTCGGAGGGGCGATGCCAGTTCTTTCCACAATCGAGGACTACGGACCCGAACACGTGACTGCCCTTCGCGGAGTCCTGAACGGGACCGCAAATTTCATCCTCTCAAGAATGGCGGCCGAAGGACTCGATTACGAGCACGTGCTTGTAGAAGCACAAGACCTCGGTGTTGCGGAGGCCGACCCGTCTTTCGATGTCGAAGGGACGGATACCGCACTCAAGTGCGTGATCGCCGCGAACGTACTCGCGCAAGGGGAGCGTGAATACACGCTCGATGACGCGTCTGTTGACGGAATCGTCGGAACGTCCGGCAGTGCACTGTCGCTCGCGAACGCCGACGGGCGGACGGTCCGTCTCGTTGGCGAAATCGTGGACGACGAAATTCGCGTCGGACCGCGGATCATTCCACAACAATCCCCACTCGTCGTTTCTGGTACCGAGAACATCGTCCAACTCGCAACCGAGAACGCCGGCCTGCTGAGTGTCTCGGGTCACGGTGCCGGCGGATCGGCAACGGCAATCTCCATCATGGCCGACATCCGTCGTTTGGAGTGATAGCATGATCTGACTCTGCTGCCTCCCTTCTCCCCTGTCAATAGCAAAGCTATTATACTGGATTAGGAAAAATATTCTGTAGATACTTCTGTAGGTAGATACTATTGCAGCGGGACTATTAACCAGTTTCAAAAATGCGAGACGCCGGTCTTCACATCAATAACCATGCCAGCCAAACACTGCGCTAGCGCTAGCTACACTTTCGACCATCTACTCGTGTCCCGACTCGCGCTGACAACCGGGAGTCGTGGCTAATCATCCCATTTCAGGTTCGATCTCTCCCGACATCCATTACGCTGTAATGCCGTCGTTAGGACT contains:
- a CDS encoding 3-hydroxyacyl-CoA dehydrogenase NAD-binding domain-containing protein; this translates as MKLAIIGAGTVGTSVAEMAVTYGHTVTALTDSTSASIDSDGLDVEATLSQKRDTNEIGTDSVEDALASEYDVLVEATPTTLDTAQPAYDHIRAAFERDRDVVLANKGPVAQRYADVRALERESEGELRFEATVGGAMPVLSTIEDYGPEHVTALRGVLNGTANFILSRMAAEGLDYEHVLVEAQDLGVAEADPSFDVEGTDTALKCVIAANVLAQGEREYTLDDASVDGIVGTSGSALSLANADGRTVRLVGEIVDDEIRVGPRIIPQQSPLVVSGTENIVQLATENAGLLSVSGHGAGGSATAISIMADIRRLE
- a CDS encoding type I 3-dehydroquinate dehydratase, with amino-acid sequence MKLDGFALAATTNDLTREPEAREAADVLEFRMDSAQDPIGQLREYDGALPIIATNRTKWFGGEANDTGRLDRLAAASRFDAVELVDIELETARAMGWILNEFRQNNVKLIISHHDFKETPDQDVLDAIFEQCAQYGDVAKVATYPQNNDDVLRLLKAIGTATNDGMNVAGISMGGIGSHSRAVAPLYGSKLGYAPLASDTNEYAPGQIPLKKLSVLVEILQTASEDVDELESLTEKLVDRETFA